The window GCTGGACGTGGGTTCAGTGGCCGATGGAGATTAACAGCTTTAACTATGAGCTAATCCATAACATCATGGCCGATGGATTTGTTATCGGCTTTGACATATTTTCGGTGAAGAGAactttcttctgcttctttgaTGTCTATAGCATCTACAGAGGCCAGGCTTGCGGATCCAAGTACTACTACGGCGGTAAGCGTCGGTCTGCAGTGAAATTTTACGACTACTTTGCATGATTCTTGTACACTCTTTTACTTGCTACTTCCTCTTCcaaaatacttaaaatccaAGAAACTTAGGAGAAAATACATGTTGGTATAAGTCGACATTTGTTTATATGAAAAGTTTCCGGAGTTTCGCGTtacttattaaaaataaacttgtaGGAGTTGCTGGACTATAATTCCAAGCTATCTTGatgtcaaaaaattaagaaaggaaTATCATGAGCAGCCACATGactagttttttcttttttggcataaagtttagactttttttttcttattcaccTCCTTATTTAGTTACTTAACTAATAACGTAAGAGACATTTGTTAACAATTTCCTTAAGAATTCTATTCATGTATCTATAGGAGGAACTAATGATTAATTAAGAATGAGTATCGCTGTTCCTCTATATTTGTTGACTCgcaacaaagaaaaggaagtttcTTGCATTGTCTATCATCCATGTGAAACAAaacttatcattttcatttatttggaaATGCCCATCCACTTCTCATATTCTTTGGACAAACTTCAACTTAAACAAAGCAGTTTGCTACTACTCTGTTTTCTCATCAGCTCTGTAATCcaaaatcttttccttcaattttcttctcacATCATTCATTCCTTTCGCAGGTGTCTTGAATGATATTGTAATTTGGATAATTGGAGCTATTATTGTACTCCTAGGTAAGCCGCAATGAGTTGTTCTTAATAATTCAAGAAAAGAACTCATACTAACCTATTAATATTTTCCTCAGTGTATTTTTGTGTAGCAAAATTCGTAATTGGGATGCCACTTGTTGCGATATTTCTAATCTACAAGTACAAAAGAAGGCACTTAGCAATGGACATGAACATCGAAGAATTTTGGAAGCTCACAACAATTTTTCAcccataaggtactcttactcgaatattaagaagatcacTAGAAATTTTAAGCACAAACTAGGTGAAGGTGGGTATGGTTCTGTGTACAAAGGAACGCTCGAAGCGGCGGAAGTGGCCATCAAAATTCTAAAGCAGTCCAACACTCGTAGCCaagattttattagcgaaatggCTAGTATCGGAAGGATACACCATGTTAATGTAGTGCAACTCATCGGTTTTTGCTTTGAAGGCTCGAAACAAGCTCTTGTTTATGATCTCATGTCAAATGGATCTTTGGATAAGCACATTTTCGCTGATAAAAGTGATAAATTTCTTGATTACCAGAAGATATATGAAATAGCTCTTGGGGTGGCGAGGGGGATTGAATACTTACATCAGGGCTGTGACATGCAAATATTACACTTTGATATCAAGCCtcataacattcttttagaCAAGAATTTCACTCCAaaagtttctgactttggacttgcaaaACTTTATCCGACTAATCATAGCATAGTCTCATTGACTGCTGCACGAGGAACCTTGGGATACATGGCGCCTGAGTTATTATACAAAAACATCGGTCGTGTATCTTATAAAGCAGACGTCCTATAGCTTCGGATGTTACTGTGGAAATGGCAGAAGGAGAAATTTAGATGAACATGCAGAACACTCAAGCCAAATTTATCTTCCAGAGTGGGTGTACGACCAGCTTaatgaaggaaaatgttttaaaatggAAGGAGTAGtggaagaggaaaggaaggtgATAAAAAAGATGACAATAGTTGCACTTTGGTGTATACAATTAAGCCCTGACCATCGGCCTTCAATGAGCAAAGTCTTAGAAatgcttgaaggagatattGATAATCTTCAAATGCCTCCAAAACCACTTACTTGCCTATCAGATGTGCCagtcaacaacaacaaagccaAGATGGAACTAGAAACATTCTCAACCTCATCAGTTGCTCCAATAAATTTCGTTAGTAATTTATTTCGAGATAGCAATGACATTTAGAGAATCATGCAGAGTTTGATTGGAAAAGCTTTGTGtatttgtcaaatttctttACAATAGAGTATTATGTGGGAAGGACCTGAACTAGTTTAGTTCGACTGTAAATACATTCAAGATTGCGTTCTCCCCTAGCTTGTAGGTCAATACTGTTTTGTTGTATATCATATCGTTTTACTCTCTTTGCATCCTCCTCCGAAAAGATAGCCAAATTGGAGGGAGCAAGAAGACGGACAATGAGAATTTTACTTCCTCATCACGCGATTATGGTGAATTTAATTAACGGGCTTTTAGAATTTGGAGcactttaatgaaattttatcaaCCTCGCTTATATACTGACATCAGCCACGAAGGGGGGGAAGGGGAAGGCGCCACCCTCCCcagtcttattttttttttttaataaataatttttctattaatagATTTAAAGACACCTAATCAATTATAAGGGCATCGCCTCccgaagaaaaaataaataaatcgctgctatataaaattaatttcatctttgatttcctgcttcaacttttttttccccaaaaagttCTACGGAAGTCCAAGTCAATTTTCTTTAGGTAAATTgccatatattgtattcactAGGCAAAGATGCAAACTGATAGCATAATTGCCTCTTAAATTGACAATTCCCTTTGTATCATCTCTCTCTTCGTATAATTTCGCACGAAAggaattgtaattttaattaacactatatatcttttcatttaagaaaaaaatattgatgaaGCCAACcttaattaattgaatattttagtggaaaatttctagctaaaaagtgtattttaaaatttaattatgacCAACAGTCATCAAGAAAGTATTTCCTTGTCCCAATACTTATTTTGGTTCCTAtaaagaatcaagaacaaaatctACAAGATATAGTG of the Eucalyptus grandis isolate ANBG69807.140 chromosome 10, ASM1654582v1, whole genome shotgun sequence genome contains:
- the LOC104423778 gene encoding cysteine-rich receptor-like protein kinase 1 translates to MDVGTIVILNCSKPVSSPLYITTAPCITGLYSSTTSFNWSSYALINPIASDVRDFCTISSWTWVQWPMEINSFNYELIHNIMADGFVIGFDIFSVKRTFFCFFDVYSIYRGQACGSKYYYGGVLNDIVIWIIGAIIVLLGSKQALVYDLMSNGSLDKHIFADKSDKFLDYQKIYEIALGVARGIEYLHQGCDMQILHFDIKPHNILLDKNFTPKVSDFGLAKLYPTNHSIVSLTAARGTLGYMAPELLYKNIGRVSYKADVL